In Salvelinus fontinalis isolate EN_2023a unplaced genomic scaffold, ASM2944872v1 scaffold_2025, whole genome shotgun sequence, the following proteins share a genomic window:
- the LOC129850439 gene encoding serine/threonine-protein kinase WNK1-like, translating to MIAIKLWLRIEDVKKLKGKYKDNEAIEFSFDLNKDVPEDVAQEMVESGYVCEGDHKTMAKAIKDRVSLIQKKREQRQLVREELEKRNQQQQQQAAEALRSPQQSQLPPQPPIAQTEKEDPEMDQQQYQQANISMTSDGAVDNGQGSSLFSESHLGQLTMSYSNIPATQQQGQTQAPYPSPSPQQQQQQQQLNAYQQQNMVSDESEGLLYIFCSS from the exons ATGATCGCGATCAAACTGTGGCTGAGGATAGAAGACGTCAAGAAGCTGAAGGGAAAGTACAAGGACAACGAAGCCATCGAGTTCTCCTTCGACCTCAACAAGGACGTCCCCGAAGATGTGGCACAGGAAATG GTCGAGTCTGGCTATGTGTGCGAGGGAGACCACAAGACGATGGCCAAGGCCATCAAAGACCGAGTGTCTCTGATCCaaaagaagagagaacagaggcaGCTGGTCAGAGAGGAGTTGGAGAAGAGgaatcagcagcagcagcagcaggcagCAGAGGCCCTCAGATCCCCCCAGCAGAGTCAGTtacccccccagccccccatagCCCAGACTGAGAAGGAGGACCCAGAGATGGACCAGCAGCAGTACCAACAAGCCAACATCTCCATGACAT CTGACGGAGCGGTGGACAACGGCCAGGGTTCGTCCCTGTTCTCTGAGTCCCATCTGGGCCAGCTGACCATGTCCTATAGCAACATCCCTGCCACCCAGCAGCAGGGCCAAACCCAGGCCCCCTACCCCTCCCCTTCCCcccagcagcaacaacagcagcagcagctcaaTGCCTACCAACAGCAGAACATGGTAAGTGACGAGTCGGAgggattattatatattttttgtagttCTTAG